Below is a window of Zygosaccharomyces rouxii strain CBS732 chromosome C complete sequence DNA.
AATCTGGTAAGGATAATAGATAATGGGTAGATCTAGCGTCTAAGGATACTTACCAGCTGTTTAGTTAAATTATTTGGGTCTCATCGTATTGAAAGTATACCAAGATAATGATAGCTTCAAGGGGAAAACTGCTGAAGGTACCTGCGAAAGAGTATCTACTAGAACCTGTTAAACTGATCATTATTCCAGTTACTACCCATAGGGTTTATCTGTATCATAAACATCGTGAAGACATGTTGAGTAAAAGTTCAGTGGTAATCAGATTTGAATCATGGTTGAGTCGAAAGTCAGAATCCATGTGGAACAAGATAGTACAATCGCCGAGACCTACCAATCAAAAAGTGGTTAAAATGATTAATCGATTATTGGATAAAACACCATGGATGGAAAACAGTTTAAAGACTCTACCCGGGGAGAATCGTTTGGTTAAGAGAGTGATAAGTCGAGATGAACAAGGCAAGGAAAAAGTTGAGAACATAGCCATAAAGCAGTATGTGAAAAATAAAGATAGGTTGGAAACTAAACCATTACATGCATATTATCCAAGTGGTATAATTTCACCGGAACAACTATCGTCATCTCTGAAATTCCTCTATAATAGGGGATTATTATATCATTGGAGACAGACTCTTTGGTGTTTATCTGGATTGCCGCTTACACTGCCAATAGTTCTAGTTCCAATAATTCCTAATATTCCTGGGTTTTATCTTGCCTATAGAGCTTATTGTAATTACAAGGCCTACATGGGAGCACGACATTTACAAATGCTACATAAAGATGGGAAATTGCAACTGAGAGATGTAGAAGGTTATTCTGAAATGTTTGGtactgaaaagaaattgaattcaGACAAGGAACAACTTCTAATGGACACAGATCTCATGGCAAGGATCTTAGACCTCCTAGAGATTCACGAGATTGAACCGGATTTAAAAAAAGTGATTAGGcaggagaaaaaaagaCTAGgtctttgaaaattttcttgtaaatatacatatatacatatatacatacCTGCAATACAGACGAGGACACTTTCTTCTATAGTTTAATTATGTTCCTTCAGTGTCACACTGACACTCTGACACATTTCAAGTGACTGTTTCATATCACCCAAACACCCAAATGATAAACACGTTCACCCATATACccaaaaaatcaatttcgGAGTTCTCTACAAAAATGGATATCTTTCCGACCCACGCAAAAAGTAACCCGACGCTCAGGGGAACcctaatttttttcaaagcgAATAAGGTACTGGCAATGGGGTAAGCTCCCCTGTCTGGATATATTTTATAAGGAACCGTCTTTACTTCACTTCTTCCCTATCTTTTCTCAcatattttcttttaagATCAGTAGAAAGCTAATTCCACACAATGCGTGATAAGtggagaaagaagagagtTAGAAGACTTAAGAGAAAGAGACGGAAGGTGAGAGCtagatccaaataatcggatcaattcaattgaatcacGATTTaggatgaattgaaatgaTTCATCCTATTCTAGCTGAAGCAACCTCCGCTCTCTCTATGCATGTTGGGTATTGTAGTAGCTAATTTCTATAGTCTCCAATTGTATAGTTTAATGAGTTTGTTCGCTTTAAATGTTTCGCAATGTTTTTAGATATTGATGTCTTAGAATAATTATCTATTTAGTCTTAGTACTACGAGTCATTTAAGGGGTCTTATTTTATATGTTGCTTTGTATCCTTCAATTACTATTATATCTACACATTAAGCCTAGTCTAGTCAGTCAATTCTTTACTTAATCCGTAGACTCAGCGAATCTTTCTTGCATCTTGGTCAACACCTTTTCGAATTCGTTATGGACTTCGTTTTCACCTCTGCTTGGTTCGAAAAACTTACATGAAGAAACTGAATGTCTCACATCGCTAGTTGCTTCTGATAGTTTTGCCCAACTTGCACCATTGGCAATTGCTCTTTGAGCTTCGTCATGGTAACCAACGAATGCACGCATCATATCATAAGTCTTCCAAATAGGACAGAAGGCATCGTAGGTAGAATAACCGTTTTGTTGTAagaaatcttctttaatcAAAGTTGCCACATCTAAAGTAATCTTATCACTGTCTGACAATGCAGATTTACCAACCAATTGAACAACTTGTTCTAATTCCTCAGcattggataaaatttcCTTAATGTGATCTCTTAAAGCAGGGAATTCTTGATGGTTTTGATCGTAGTACTTGCCCAACACGTTTGTATATTTGGAATAAGACACAGATGTGTTGATCGAAGGGAAATGCTTTCTTTGGGCCAGTTTCTTATCCAACCCCCAGAAGACTTGAGTGATACCCAGAGTTGCTGTAGTAACAGGATCAGAGAAATCACCACCAGCTGGGGAAACAGCTGCAACGATGGAGACAGAACCGGTACGGTCTGGTGAACCTAGGGCCACTGCCTTACCAGCTCTCTCATAGAATGATGCCAATTTGGCACCCAAGTAAGCTGGGAAACCTTGGTCTGCAGGCATTTCACCAAGACGACCTGAAATTTCTCTCAAAGCTTCTGCCCATctggaagaagaatcagCAATCATGGAAATGTTTTTACCTTGATCTCTGAAATATTCTGCTAAAGTAATACCAGTGTAGATGGAAGCTTCTCTAGCGGCCACAGGCATATTAGAAGTATTAGCAACCAATGTGGTACGTTTCATAATAGGTTCCTTATGACCATTGACCTCAGTAAACAATTCTGGGAATTCCATCAACACTTCGGCCATCTCATTACCACGTTCACCACAATTGTGAACAACAAGTTGATTAGCTaacaaaaattgatgatcaGATTCGTTGGATAAAGTTAGACCATaatattcatcttcttcgagttcttccatttcaaaatagGCCTTGTTAAACTCACGGATAACTCCATGAGGAGGGGCCTCAATTTGCTTATTGTTAGATGCACAATTTGCAAGGACGGCCAGCAAAGCATCGCTTCTATCCATGTAGATAGCATAGACAAAACTACGGTCAACTCCATCCTCATCAACTTCAACGTCGACGGAAACATTAATACCCAAAGAGCGAGCAACCGCAACAGTACCTGTCATGACAGATTGATCAATCGTCTTAACAGTTGCAGTCTCATCACTAACATAGCCAGTTGAATCAATTATACCTGCAAGGAACACCTCACGGTGTTGGAAACTATCGCTGCAGATGTAACCTGGAACATTCTTGGAATCATCCTTCAAATATCCCAAATCAACAATAGCATCCCACAAAAGATTATGAGTGTCCAAGTTCTTACGAACGCCTTCATCTCTAATTGCCTTGGCATACAGGTTAACTGTCTTAGCACGCTTTGGTTCTTGGCTATCCTTGTATTCAGCAGATAAACCCAAGACTTCAGCGAACTCATTAATACGGTTTAGCAGAGATGCATTTTGAGAGTCAACCGAGAAGGTAGCAGCATTATTCAACATACCATCGCCAATCCACAAACCAAGGAAATAAGATAGGGCACGTACCGTATCATTTCCTACAGCAGAGTTGGAATCTTTCAAGTAGTGGGAAAAGTGATTATTCTCCAACAAAACTGGGGCACTTAGCTGATAGGTAGCCTTTCTAACTTGGGCGCTTAAGAGGGCAACATCTCTTGCTTCGATCGTCCATTCGAAATACTCTTTTCCACCGTCAGCTTCGGCATACTCCTTCAAGATTCTGAGAGCTTTCTCAGGGCCTTCAACTGCAGGGTAAAAGTCGGATGTCTCCTCCACGATATCAATAACTCTGCCATCTTCGAGAGTCTTCTTAGTCATGTTAAAAAGACAAACTTCAACGTAGTCTGTGCCCTGAATGTTGCGAACGAGAGGGCGGCAAGATCTTGAAGTCCTAACAACCAACTTGTGGGTTGCATTACAAGTGTATTCAAAGAGTCCGAAACGTTCAGAAGTAGAATCAGATTTATGGGCTCTATGGGCGGTCTTGTGCGAAACTTTGTACATCTTCTCACGACCACTTGGTGTTCTAACAACCTCTCTTGGCTTACCATCCTTACCCATAACTTCTTGACCGACTTCGATACCTTCAACCTCTTTGATGGAACCATCAGACATCATGACCTCAGTTCCTTTGGCGAAGCATCCCACATAGACAATTGCATCTGAGTTGgagaatttggataaaGATTGAGAAATAACGGTTTTACCGCAACCAAAAGCACCTGGAATACATGTGGTACCACCTTGAACACATGGAAAGAGCGCATCTAAAACTCTTTGACCAGTAAGAAGTGGGACATCTGCAGACAACTTTTCTGCCACAGGTCTAGGAACACGCACTGGCCAAGTATGAAACATACTGTAGCCATTCTTTTGACCATCAAACTCTACTTCTATAACCTTCTCTTCAATA
It encodes the following:
- the MRX19 gene encoding Mrx19p (similar to uniprot|P48569 Saccharomyces cerevisiae YDL183C Hypothetical ORF), encoding MIASRGKLLKVPAKEYLLEPVKLIIIPVTTHRVYLYHKHREDMLSKSSVVIRFESWLSRKSESMWNKIVQSPRPTNQKVVKMINRLLDKTPWMENSLKTLPGENRLVKRVISRDEQGKEKVENIAIKQYVKNKDRLETKPLHAYYPSGIISPEQLSSSLKFLYNRGLLYHWRQTLWCLSGLPLTLPIVLVPIIPNIPGFYLAYRAYCNYKAYMGARHLQMLHKDGKLQLRDVEGYSEMFGTEKKLNSDKEQLLMDTDLMARILDLLEIHEIEPDLKKVIRQEKKRLGL
- the VMA1 gene encoding H(+)-transporting V1 sector ATPase subunit A (highly similar to uniprot|P17255 Saccharomyces cerevisiae YDL185W TFP1 Vacuolar ATPase V1 domain subunit A protein precursor is spliced to yield the extein Tfp1p and the intein Vde (PI-SceI) which is a site-specific endonuclease), which codes for MAGALENARKEIKRVSLEDHAESEYGSIYSVSGPVVVAENMIGCAMYELVRVGHDNLVGEVIRIDADKATIQVYEETTGVTVGDPVLRTGKPLSVELGPGLMETIYDGIQRPLKSIKDKSESIYIPRGVNAPALSRDAKWHFVPSDHRVGDHLAGGDIFGTVFENNLIESHKIMLPPRARGTITWIATEGEYTIEEKVIEVEFDGQKNGYSMFHTWPVRVPRPVAEKLSADVPLLTGQRVLDALFPCVQGGTTCIPGAFGCGKTVISQSLSKFSNSDAIVYVGCFAKGTEVMMSDGSIKEVEGIEVGQEVMGKDGKPREVVRTPSGREKMYKVSHKTAHRAHKSDSTSERFGLFEYTCNATHKLVVRTSRSCRPLVRNIQGTDYVEVCLFNMTKKTLEDGRVIDIVEETSDFYPAVEGPEKALRILKEYAEADGGKEYFEWTIEARDVALLSAQVRKATYQLSAPVLLENNHFSHYLKDSNSAVGNDTVRALSYFLGLWIGDGMLNNAATFSVDSQNASLLNRINEFAEVLGLSAEYKDSQEPKRAKTVNLYAKAIRDEGVRKNLDTHNLLWDAIVDLGYLKDDSKNVPGYICSDSFQHREVFLAGIIDSTGYVSDETATVKTIDQSVMTGTVAVARSLGINVSVDVEVDEDGVDRSFVYAIYMDRSDALLAVLANCASNNKQIEAPPHGVIREFNKAYFEMEELEEDEYYGLTLSNESDHQFLLANQLVVHNCGERGNEMAEVLMEFPELFTEVNGHKEPIMKRTTLVANTSNMPVAAREASIYTGITLAEYFRDQGKNISMIADSSSRWAEALREISGRLGEMPADQGFPAYLGAKLASFYERAGKAVALGSPDRTGSVSIVAAVSPAGGDFSDPVTTATLGITQVFWGLDKKLAQRKHFPSINTSVSYSKYTNVLGKYYDQNHQEFPALRDHIKEILSNAEELEQVVQLVGKSALSDSDKITLDVATLIKEDFLQQNGYSTYDAFCPIWKTYDMMRAFVGYHDEAQRAIANGASWAKLSEATSDVRHSVSSCKFFEPSRGENEVHNEFEKVLTKMQERFAESTD